The DNA window ACGAGCCGCCCTTCATCTAAAATCCCCACATGCGTGGCAAACCGATCCACCTCATCAATATCATGCGAAGAAATAAAAATCGTCCATCGATGCTCGCGCGTTGCCGCCAAAAGAGACTCCACCACTTCATCCCGCACGAGGGGATCAAGCCCGCTGAAAGGTTCGTCAAGTATTAAAAGTTCAGGCCGATAAGCGATCGAAGAAATCAAACTCACCTTTCCTCTCATTCCACGCGATAGGCGCTTGATCGCCGTGTGCAAGGGCACATCCATCTGGCGCGCCAGCGCCTCGACATAGACCTCATCCCAGCGAGAATAAAATGGCCTGAGAAAATCCCAGTATTCCCGCGCCGTCATCCATTCCGGGATCTCTTGATTCTCCGATACATAGCCGATCCGCTCAAAATCACCCGCAAAAAGGCTTTTTGAGTCCGTCCCCAAAACGCATATCCTCCCTTCACTCGGGCAAAGAAGATTCACCACCATCTTGATAATGGTCGTCTTACCCGAGCCGTTCGGCCCCAGAAGCGCATAAATCGAGCCTCGCGGAATTTCCAAGGTCAGCCCCTGCACGGCCGCCAGCCTCCCAAATCGCCGCGTCACCCGATCAAACCTAATTGCTGCCTCGGCCATGCAGGGCTTTTTCTACGCTGCCTCAACGATACGTCAATGAATTAAAACCTGCGGCCGTCGTCACTTCTCTCCTCCATC is part of the Candidatus Methylacidiphilales bacterium genome and encodes:
- a CDS encoding ABC transporter ATP-binding protein, whose translation is MAEAAIRFDRVTRRFGRLAAVQGLTLEIPRGSIYALLGPNGSGKTTIIKMVVNLLCPSEGRICVLGTDSKSLFAGDFERIGYVSENQEIPEWMTAREYWDFLRPFYSRWDEVYVEALARQMDVPLHTAIKRLSRGMRGKVSLISSIAYRPELLILDEPFSGLDPLVRDEVVESLLAATREHRWTIFISSHDIDEVDRFATHVGILDEGRLVVGGTKEEVKAQMPEATLKEIFLKHARTFRDAKRNKRL